Part of the Halanaerobiales bacterium genome, ACTCATTTTATCACTCCATTTTAAATAAATAATTTGTTTATAGATGCTTTAAAGCTTCTCTTTTGCTTAAAGAAGATAACTCATTATCTTTAACAAAAGTTCTAATTACTTCAGGTTCTATTCTTGCATACTGGCGCAAAGCCCAACCAATGGCTTTTTGAATAAAAAATTCATCTATATCTTTTAAACGTAAAATTATAT contains:
- a CDS encoding DNA alkylation repair protein, encoding KKLVGSYFKKFPEKKEVYIKKWINSDNIWLQRSCILFQLGYKEDTNVDLLFDIILRLKDIDEFFIQKAIGWALRQYARIEPEVIRTFVKDNELSSLSKREALKHL